A stretch of the Geovibrio thiophilus genome encodes the following:
- a CDS encoding type II toxin-antitoxin system MqsR family toxin, with protein sequence MSDSKKTSYTEPHYHLNKLKENIRNERYRFTLRAKEELADSETDEDTVIEVILSIYDSEFYKSMESKERQGIYQDVYKVTSELGRMYIKMQENPKDFTVIISTHYGWEE encoded by the coding sequence ATGTCCGATTCTAAAAAGACGAGCTATACAGAACCCCACTATCATCTCAATAAGCTCAAGGAAAACATCAGGAATGAACGTTATCGTTTTACATTGAGAGCTAAAGAAGAGTTAGCTGATTCCGAAACTGATGAAGATACTGTCATAGAGGTAATTCTCAGTATCTATGACAGTGAGTTTTATAAATCCATGGAATCAAAAGAAAGACAGGGAATCTATCAAGATGTGTACAAGGTTACATCGGAACTTGGGCGTATGTATATCAAAATGCAAGAAAATCCTAAAGATTTCACAGTCATAATAAGTACGCATTATGGCTGGGAGGAGTAA
- a CDS encoding type II TA system antitoxin MqsA family protein has protein sequence MKAECGLCNSTMTKIFEKELVVGKEEYATKLNLKYIECDECGESFYTKESESVINKTVSDIKRKKQGLLLGEEIKAFRKSLGVTQEQLSIMLGMAPKTISRYEGGFAVQSKQTDEHLRLMISNRDRAIEKAIELNFLEDCIEIFPVRKHKNIYKTKTRENHSNCGSLAFCG, from the coding sequence ATGAAAGCAGAATGCGGTTTATGCAATTCGACTATGACAAAAATATTTGAAAAAGAACTGGTAGTTGGCAAAGAAGAGTACGCAACTAAACTTAATCTCAAGTACATTGAGTGCGATGAGTGCGGAGAGTCGTTTTACACTAAAGAATCTGAAAGTGTAATTAACAAGACAGTCAGTGATATTAAAAGGAAAAAACAAGGACTGTTATTGGGTGAAGAAATAAAGGCATTCAGAAAAAGCCTAGGAGTAACTCAAGAGCAGCTTTCTATAATGTTGGGAATGGCTCCAAAAACCATTTCCAGATATGAAGGCGGTTTTGCAGTACAGAGCAAGCAGACAGATGAACACTTGCGTCTCATGATCAGCAACAGGGACAGAGCCATAGAAAAAGCCATTGAATTAAACTTTTTGGAAGATTGTATAGAAATATTTCCTGTCAGGAAACATAAAAATATTTATAAAACTAAGACAAGAGAGAACCACTCAAATTGTGGTTCTCTTGCTTTTTGCGGGTAA
- the rnr gene encoding ribonuclease R, protein MTDLKKELLKVFEKNDNPLPSGVIAKQMGIDKKLVKKIINELTRTGELIKLKSGRYAPAKEINLITGKIDFHPEGYAFLSPLSGGGSDYFVPSMKTGNALNGDIVAVSLEKFRGKTEARVVKIISRSMQKVVGRIEKSRYAIYCMPLDKKFLYDIFIPEVHAKGVEEGDIVIVELTVYPDKKRRPEGKIVKKLGTIDDKGIENEIVLAKYNLEREFPKRVMQEVEESAEKLKKNAGRRTDFTELFTVTIDGETARDFDDAISIEKTENGHRLYVHIADVSHFVRPDTYLDKEALKRGTSTYFPEFAIPMLPEKLSNDLCSLRPDTKRLTLTAAMEFDSSGKRTGQKFYRSVIKSDKRLTYTYVFDVLEGREKTRSKDLNFLISASAELAGKIMKRRSSEGMLDFDLPEPVFEFDENGDLKDVHPLERNIAHRLIENFMIEANEAVSEYLEQHASASIYRVHDKPDRQKLEEYENMCASFGIPVSFGDTIDTIAVREVCDRVNDSKYAHVLGGQLVRAMAKAVYATANIGHFGLASESYTHFTSPIRRYPDLLVHRLLATVLFNDPYEIDGGRLETLAALCSTAEQNSVQAERDIQKFKILKYLYSHFDEPYSAYISRVNANGMFVFLDKLMLQGYVHTSSLEGDYYAVSDDGNALVGRRKKNMFRVGDYVEVMPDRISYDMLEAEFVIAKG, encoded by the coding sequence TTGACTGATTTAAAAAAAGAACTTCTTAAAGTATTTGAAAAAAACGACAACCCTCTCCCCTCCGGCGTTATCGCCAAGCAGATGGGAATAGATAAAAAACTGGTAAAAAAGATAATAAACGAACTCACCCGCACGGGGGAGCTGATTAAGCTGAAATCCGGCAGGTACGCCCCTGCAAAGGAAATAAACCTTATCACAGGCAAAATAGACTTTCACCCCGAGGGCTACGCCTTCCTCAGCCCGCTTTCCGGCGGCGGGAGCGATTACTTTGTACCATCTATGAAGACCGGAAATGCTCTGAACGGCGATATTGTGGCGGTCAGTCTGGAGAAATTCAGAGGCAAGACCGAGGCAAGGGTGGTGAAAATCATCAGCCGCAGCATGCAGAAGGTTGTGGGACGCATAGAAAAATCCCGATATGCCATATACTGCATGCCGCTGGATAAAAAATTCCTTTACGACATTTTCATCCCCGAAGTCCACGCCAAAGGAGTCGAGGAGGGGGATATAGTCATAGTCGAGCTTACTGTCTATCCGGATAAGAAGCGCCGCCCCGAAGGGAAGATTGTAAAAAAACTCGGCACGATAGACGACAAGGGCATAGAAAACGAGATTGTCCTTGCCAAATACAACCTTGAGCGTGAATTCCCCAAACGGGTAATGCAGGAGGTTGAGGAGAGCGCGGAGAAGCTTAAGAAAAACGCTGGCAGGCGCACCGATTTCACGGAGCTTTTCACCGTGACCATTGACGGCGAAACCGCCAGAGATTTTGACGATGCCATCTCCATAGAAAAAACGGAAAACGGTCACAGGCTGTATGTCCATATTGCGGACGTGAGCCATTTCGTCCGCCCTGATACGTATCTGGATAAGGAAGCGCTCAAACGGGGAACCAGCACATATTTTCCCGAATTTGCCATCCCCATGCTGCCGGAGAAGCTTTCAAACGACCTTTGCAGCCTCCGCCCCGACACCAAGAGACTCACGCTGACTGCGGCAATGGAGTTTGACAGCAGCGGAAAGAGAACCGGACAGAAGTTCTACCGCTCCGTAATAAAAAGCGATAAGAGACTGACCTACACATATGTCTTTGATGTTCTGGAGGGCAGGGAGAAGACGAGGAGCAAGGATCTCAATTTCCTTATTTCCGCTTCCGCCGAGCTTGCCGGAAAAATCATGAAGCGCAGAAGCAGCGAAGGCATGCTGGATTTCGATCTGCCTGAACCTGTATTTGAATTTGATGAAAACGGTGATCTGAAAGATGTTCATCCTCTTGAGAGAAATATCGCCCACAGACTCATAGAAAATTTTATGATCGAGGCAAACGAAGCGGTGTCTGAATATCTTGAGCAGCACGCGTCAGCATCGATCTACCGTGTGCACGACAAACCGGACAGACAGAAGCTTGAGGAGTACGAGAACATGTGCGCATCCTTCGGCATACCGGTGAGTTTCGGGGATACGATCGACACCATTGCGGTGCGTGAGGTCTGCGACAGGGTGAATGATTCCAAATATGCCCATGTACTCGGCGGACAGCTCGTTCGCGCCATGGCTAAAGCTGTTTACGCCACGGCCAATATAGGGCATTTCGGGCTGGCTTCGGAATCATACACACACTTCACAAGCCCCATACGCCGTTACCCCGACCTTCTGGTGCACAGGCTTCTGGCAACCGTTCTGTTCAATGATCCGTATGAGATAGACGGGGGCAGGCTTGAAACCTTAGCGGCTCTTTGCAGCACAGCCGAGCAAAACTCCGTTCAGGCTGAGAGAGACATACAGAAATTCAAAATTCTGAAATACCTTTACAGCCATTTTGACGAGCCCTACAGCGCCTACATCAGCAGGGTCAACGCCAACGGCATGTTCGTGTTCCTTGATAAGCTCATGCTTCAGGGTTATGTGCACACATCTTCACTTGAGGGGGATTACTACGCGGTCAGTGATGACGGAAACGCTCTGGTGGGAAGAAGGAAAAAGAATATGTTCCGTGTAGGCGACTATGTGGAGGTCATGCCGGACCGTATAAGCTATGACATGCTTGAGGCGGAGTTCGTGATAGCCAAAGGTTAG
- a CDS encoding protein-export chaperone SecB: MKLKMENIIFPNIRIIVAPDVYKRVSKGKNLNISIKLKNNHVPVSQKGKNYQVQMDLSIENKEKDLIIEAIGVASFLLDELQDEEQKEFALNVNCCAIMFPYIREKITYLTQSAGLEPLILESFNFVDRYNKSKQQEESDT, from the coding sequence ATGAAGCTTAAAATGGAAAACATTATCTTTCCGAATATCAGGATCATTGTCGCACCCGATGTTTATAAAAGGGTCTCAAAAGGGAAAAACCTAAATATCTCTATCAAATTAAAAAATAACCACGTTCCGGTAAGCCAAAAAGGTAAAAATTACCAAGTTCAAATGGATTTAAGTATAGAAAATAAGGAAAAAGATCTGATAATTGAAGCTATCGGGGTGGCTTCATTTTTGTTGGATGAACTACAGGATGAAGAACAAAAAGAGTTTGCCCTGAATGTTAATTGTTGTGCAATAATGTTCCCTTACATCAGAGAAAAAATCACCTATCTCACTCAATCAGCAGGTCTTGAACCATTAATCTTGGAGTCGTTTAATTTCGTTGACAGGTACAACAAAAGCAAGCAACAAGAAGAATCAGATACTTAA